A section of the Pochonia chlamydosporia 170 chromosome 2, whole genome shotgun sequence genome encodes:
- a CDS encoding MFS transporter (similar to Cordyceps militaris CM01 XP_006670153.1) gives MAGVHRYKPNQRLSVAFSVESEVTITPERYTRSLSNDSRASRQQIDTAAKSAKPSALAGFVGLFTGCGALVALSLFLPLPARFGDIDGVTPGQAVSYSFYVVGAVALVVAAFVFVGLRNLKGEEGKGLKVLFGISERDGFSRLAAEDGDGTQRRKVIPYLHLMKDSVLLGFTDSRISLGYIGGFVARASTVAISLFIPLYVNTFFISNGFCQGSPNDPSPELKKECRAAYVLSSILTGVAQLMGLVCAPLFGYLSGRAGRVNYPIVVATVFGMVGYLTLPQLSSPEFKNVEERGGTPFIFLVVALIGISQIGAIVCSLGSLGQGVIAVELPRSVRREPSIAPDEDESAESEPLIRMSTNEDSASRVRLKGSIAGVYSLCGGAAILLLTKVGGALFDSVSNGAPFYMMAIFNGVLLVASLFMDASQAFARV, from the exons ATGGCCGGAGTCCATCGATACAAGCCCAACCAGCGATTGAGCGTTGCGTTTTCTGTGGAATCTGAAGTCACCATTACGCCGGAACGATATACGCGGTCATTGTCGAACGACTCGCGCGCGTCTCGTCAGCAGATTGATACGGCGGCTAAGTCTGCGAAGCCGTCTGCGCTAGCTGGGTTTGTCGGCTTATTTACGGGCTGTGGTGCGCTTGTTGCGCTGTCCTTGTTTCTGCCGCTGCCTGCTAGATTTGGCGACATTGATGGAGTGACACCTGGTCAAGCGGTGTCATATAGCTTTTACGTGGTCGGCGCTGTTGCTTTGGTTGTTGCCGCGTTTGTTTTTGTTGGTCTGCGCAATCTCAAAGGTGAGGAGGGTAAAGGGTTGAAGGTTTTGTTTGGCATCTCTGAGCGAGACGGATTTTCGAGATTGGCAGCcgaggatggggatgggacACAACGCCGG AAGGTGATTCCATATCTTCATCTAATGAAGGACTCGGTGCTGTTGGGGTTCACGGACTCCAGGATATCACTTGGATATATTGGCGGCTTTGTGGCCAGAGCATCGACAGTGGCCATATCGCTCTTCATCCCACTCTACGTCAACACGTTCTTCATCAGCAATGGCTTCTGCCAAGGCTCGCCCAACGACCCCTCGCcagagttgaagaaggaatGCCGCGCAGCTTACGTACTGTCTTCGATCCTTACCGGAGTGGCACAACTGATGGGACTCGTTTGTGCACCACTGTTTGGCTATCTGTCCGGACGAGCCGGCCGGGTAAACTACCCAATTGTTGTGGCTACGGTGTTTGGCATGGTTGGGTACTTGACCCTGCCCCAACTGTCAAGCCCAGAGTTCAAGAATGTTGAAGAAAGGGGTGGAACGCCCTTCATTTTCCTGGTAGTGGCGCTCATTGGCATCAGCCAGATCGGCGCGATTGTGTGCAGTTTGGGATCGCTTGGGCAGGGAGTCATTGCAGTTGAGCTGCCGCGGTCAGTACGACGGGAGCCATCGATTGCACCGGACGAGGATGAGTCGGCGGAATCAGAGCCACTGATCCGCATGTCTACCAACGAGGACTCGGCGTCACGGGTGCGGTTGAAGGGGTCTATTGCTGGCGTATACTCGCTGTGCGGTGGAGCAGCGATTCTGCTGTTGACCAAGGTTGGAGGAGCACTGTTTGACTCGGTGTCGAACGGGGCACCGTTTTACATGATGGCGATATTCAATGGAGTGTTGCTGGTAGCTAGTTTGTTCATGGACGCCTCGCAGGCCTTTGCGAGGGTGTAG